Proteins from a single region of Apium graveolens cultivar Ventura chromosome 7, ASM990537v1, whole genome shotgun sequence:
- the LOC141671686 gene encoding uncharacterized protein LOC141671686, with protein MGDWLQTFDQSQERMARKYFKQKSHVGAGMEAPRNSLEFPVEICQSYSDAGGDDLMYAYQEGHIWSEKNYFPTEAPMKKLINEDITKRTKSKVSALSVVARLMGVDTLPLDGNPVGHQVDKMKDNPKNNILKQKQKKSGSSSGEELFPSKISPQTAFDSCQYDRTRDNDDWNGNRRREHPQEEELQKFKRDFSAWQSTRFRECAKVVETENITSQCMVQVNLTSEKVVPYINSGRMMRTTDNQMELENCVKERQHMPGDLGICANKTNIPRKRDLISSNNSRPSGACEWSSVAAPHPKSDNSSVPMNIVILRPGVDSVNDCEEYWDRSSRNTEERDNMEDFLEEVKDRLKNELQGKSSNMGTTDGGWIAPPNGKKPSDPKKIAQRIAQQVRESVTRDLGVNLIRSESTRSYISELQYNKIGSPEFSSKDTRNFLSERLRNVQKGETRPNNSTVDHNSLNLSKLSYDRDGLENSQEISNSENQMTYWGRLKIEDDKQSRSFRHEPGDDIVIHKDLSPRNLIRSLSAPVSGTSFGKLLLEDRHILTGAQIRRKHEVVERSAVKVKKQKERFNLKDKVNSLKYGFSMRGKLFSRKIQYPEKFTHAPTSLNDITSGPTVMMNFCERHENFTEVPPSPASICSSGFEESWRPAEEYCSPTPSDLHPSEENMMPLAFREITSNLNELRRKLNQLDASDSEMMMIEEQQSEDVMVELDDQSEAYVRDLLVASGLYDGSVDKSLLRRDPFAKPITHSIYEEVEDAYTKRTKDNKEAMDQVDQVDHRLLLDLLNETLSTILGPPLTTTKFKKNAICSNMRSPHGRELLSHVWEIMYVQIYPPADRSYYSLEGMVARDLQSTPWLVLVNDHVDVVGKEIECWVVEDIIEEIVKDIKAA; from the exons ATGGGAGACTGGTTACAGACATTTGACCAAAGTCAGGAGAGAATGGCTAGGAAATATTTTAAGCAAAAGAGTCATGTTGGAG CTGGCATGGAGGCTCCTCGGAACAGCTTGGAGTTTCCGGTGGAAATTTGCCAGAGCTACAGTGATGCTGGAGGAGACGATCTCATG TACGCATATCAAGAAGGTCATATTTGGTCCGAGAAGAACTACTTTCCAACTGAAGCTCCGATGAAGAAGTTGATCAACGAGGATATAACAAAAAGGACAAAGAGCAAAGTCAGTGCACTAAGTGTTGTAGCACGTTTAATGGGAGTGGATACGCTTCCGTTAGATGGAAATCCAGTAGGTCATCAGGTTGATAAGATGAAAGACAACCCTAAAAATAATATACTTAAACAAAAACAGAAGAAAAGTGGGTCATCTTCCGGGGAAGAGCTCTTTCCCTCAAAAATTTCTCCACAAACAGCATTTGATTCCTGTCAATATGACAGAACGAGAGATAATGATGATTGGAATGGAAATAGACGTCGTGAGCATCCTCAAGAGGAAGAATTACAGAAGTTTAAGAGAGATTTTTCAGCATGGCAGTCAACAAGGTTTAGAGAATGTGCCAAGGTTGTTGAAACTGAAAACATAACTAGCCAGTGCATGGTTCAAGTAAATCTCACTAGTGAAAAGGTGGTCCCATATATAAATTCTGGGAGGATGATGAGAACAACTGATAATCAGATGGAACTTGAGAACTGTGTAAAAGAAAGACAACATATGCCTGGTGACTTGGGAATTTGTGCAAATAAAACAAATATTCCTAGAAAAAGGGATTTAATTTCTTCCAACAACAGTAGGCCAAGTGGGGCATGTGAATGGTCATCTGTAGCAGCTCCACACCCTAAATCAGACAATTCTTCTGTTCCCATGAATATTGTAATCCTGAGGCCAGGTGTTGATAGTGTCAACGATTGTGAAGAGTACTGGGACAGATCTTCTAGAAATACAGAGGAGAGGGATAATATGGAAGATTTTCTCGAGGAGGTAAAAGATAGGCTAAAGAATGAGTTGCAAGGAAAAAGTAGTAATATGGGTACTACAGATGGAGGTTGGATAGCGCCTCCAAATGGCAAAAAGCCATCAGATCCCAAAAAAATAGCTCAACGTATTGCTCAGCAGGTTAGAGAAAGTGTTACAAGAGATCTTGGAGTTAATTTAATCCGATCAGAATCTACAAGATCATATATAAGTGAGCTTCAGTACAATAAAATTGGTTCCCCAGAGTTCAGTAGCAAGGATACCAGAAATTTTTTGTCAGAGAGGCTGAGGAATGTTCAGAAGGGAGAAACTCGTCCAAATAACTCCACGGTTGATCACAACAGTTTGAATTTATCGAAGCTAAGTTACGACAGAGATGGACTTGAAAACTCACAGGAAATATCAAATTCTGAAAACCAGATGACCTACTGGGGCAGGCTAAAAATTGAAGATGATAAGCAAAGCAGATCATTCAGACATGAGCCTGGTGATGATATAGTGATCCACAAGGATCTATCCCCTAGGAATCTCATTAGATCATTATCAGCCCCTGTATCAGGAACATCATTCGGAAAGCTTCTACTTGAGGATCGTCATATACTTACTGGTGCCCAGATCAGGAGGAAGCATGAAGTTGTTGAGCGTTCAGCGGTAAAGGTGAAAAAACAGAAGGAGAGGTTCAACCTTAAGGATAAAGTTAACAGTCTTAAATATGGTTTCTCCATGAGAGGGAAACTGTTTAGCAGAAAGATTCAATATCCAGAGAAATTCACACATGCGCCTACTTCTCTGAATGATATTACGAGTGGACCAACAGTCATGATGAATTTTTGTGAGCGACAT GAGAACTTCACTGAGGTTCCGCCAAGCCCTGCATCAATTTGCAGCAGTGGCTTTGAGGAATCTTGGAGGCCAGCAGAAGAATACTGCAGCCCAACACCATCAGATCTGCATCCATCCGAGGAAAATATGATGCCACTCGCCTTTAGAGAAATCACCTCTAATCTAAATG AGCTTCGGAGGAAACTCAATCAACTAGATGCCTCTGATTCTGAGATGATGATGATTGAAGAACAACAATCGGAGGATGTGATGGTCGAGTTGGATGACCAATCAGAAGCATATGTAAGAGATCTGCTTGTTGCTTCTGGTTTGTATGATGGTTCAGTTGACAAATCTTTATTGCGAAGGGACCCATTTGCAAAGCCTATTACCCATAGTATATACGAAGAAGTAGAAGATGCTTACACAAAAAGAACCAAAGACAATAAAGAGGCTATGGATCAGGTCGACCAGGTGGATCACAGGTTGTTACTTGACTTGTTGAACGAAACACTGTCAACTATACTTGGACCACCTTTGACAACGACCAAATTTAAGAAAAATGCAATTTGTTCCAATATGCGAAGTCCACATGGAAGGGAGTTACTGAGTCATGTATGGGAAATCATGTATGTGCAAATCTACCCTCCGGCAGACAGATCCTACTATTCTCTTGAAGGTATGGTGGCTCGAGATTTACAGTCGACTCCATGGTTAGTATTGGTAAATGATCACGTTGATGTTGTTGGAAAAGAAATCGAATGTTGGGTTGTTGAAGATATCATTGAAGAAATAGTAAAAGATATAAAAGCAGCATGA